A stretch of Mastomys coucha isolate ucsf_1 unplaced genomic scaffold, UCSF_Mcou_1 pScaffold1, whole genome shotgun sequence DNA encodes these proteins:
- the LOC116096960 gene encoding nascent polypeptide-associated complex subunit alpha, muscle-specific form-like: protein MSVSPARGIPRPPPPHPRPQSYRRKKGGTPGHPPPTPPAAAVTPRRPRLTRPRPREAKGGEPQARRGGGRELGAVAVTCKGGGGGGPAAARAKTPLGRGARASRGAEAPGRAERAEPRSPGLRPRLVVPRLRDPGEPPPRPLLPPSGGRRSFWPPPRGLLLTLRKTPDVRGWLSATGGSGYPAPRVRLAASAPRPGRALATTTPLTRPSGDPRPSASSRENTFPRQAARAAGPTFPRARGGPGFPGPRGRRPRTRGGARLSPFPLPASPPAPHCHRTRTPLGLGPQAVPGDVAVQSREPVTTCGLEVEVASRENPSASPWEGCQFHGPLKPMAQGRHLANRY from the exons atgtcgGTGTCACCCGCGCGGGGCATCCCCCGGCCTCCACCTCCACACCCACGGCCCCAAAGCtacaggaggaagaagggggggACCCCCGGGCACCCCCCGCCCACGCCCCCGGCGGCCGCGGTGACACCCAGACGCCCCCGCCTCACCCGCCCCCGCCCGAGGGAGGCAAAGGGGGGAGAGCCGCAGgcgaggaggggaggggggcgaGAGCTGGGGGCGGTGGCTGTTACCTGCaaaggcggcggcggcggcggccccgCAGCTGCTCGGGCG AAAACACCGCTCGGGCGGGGGGCCCGGGCGAGCCGCGGGGCGGAGGCTCCGGGCCGGGCCGAGCGTGCGGAGCCCCGGAGCCCCGGACTGCGGCCTCGCCTCGTCGTGCCTCGCCTCCGGGACCCCGGCGAGccgcctccccgccccctcctccctccctccgggGGCCGCCGAAGCTTCTGGCCGCCGCCGCGGGGCTTGTTGTTGACTTTGAGGAAAACTCCTGACGTCAGGGGCTGGCTCTCTGCGACTGGCGGGAGCGGCTACCCCGCGCCCCGGGTCCGGCTCGCCGCCTCAGCTCCGCGCCCCGGCCGGGCGctcgccaccaccacccccctcaCACGCCCCTCCGGCGACCCGCGCCCCTCGGCTTCCTCTCGCGAGAACACCTTCCCCCGGCAGGCAGCCCGCGCCGCGGGGCCCACGTTCCCGCGGGCCCGGGGAGGACCGGGCTTCCCCGGGCCGCGTGGCCGTCGACCACGCACCCGAGGCGGGGCGCggctttcccccttccccctccccgcctccccgCCCGCCCCGCACTGCCACCGCACCCGGACGCCGCTGGGCCTGGGACCCCAGGCCGTCCCAGGAGATGTCGCCGTCCAGTCCCGAGAGCCAGTCACCACCTGTGGGCTTGAGGTTGAAGTGGCATCCAGAGAGAATCCCTCGGCATCACCTTGGGAGGGGTGTCAGTTTCATGGACCGTTGAAGCCCATGGCACAGGGA AGACACCTGGCGAACCGATATTAA